A region from the Paludicola sp. MB14-C6 genome encodes:
- a CDS encoding D-2-hydroxyacid dehydrogenase has protein sequence MKLVVLDSYAAVSNDLSLDCLNKYCDEMTVYDRTLPQDTVVRIGNAEMVIVNKTLLHKEVLEQCPNLKYIGLFATGYNIIDIDYCKEHGIVVANAPAYSTSGVAQLTFAFLMHFYNKVDQHNNEVHNGMWTNCQDFCFYDKGISELMGKTIGLIGFGSIAKQVARIAQAFDMRVLVSSRTRYPEYESNTLRFVDMNTLLKNSDIISIHCPLFPETRNLINQEAIDKMKPNAILINTARGPIIDEKVVAKALNEGRIAGAGVDVVSAEPIKADNPLLSAKNCVITPHIAWAGKETRARLIQIVAENLKNFVLGNPSNNVAK, from the coding sequence ATGAAACTGGTTGTATTAGACAGCTACGCTGCTGTTTCCAATGATTTATCGTTGGATTGTTTGAATAAATATTGTGATGAAATGACTGTATATGATCGTACATTACCCCAAGATACCGTTGTAAGAATTGGGAATGCAGAAATGGTGATTGTGAATAAAACATTATTGCATAAAGAGGTATTAGAACAATGTCCAAATTTAAAATATATCGGGCTTTTTGCAACCGGATATAATATTATTGATATTGATTACTGTAAAGAACATGGTATTGTTGTAGCCAATGCTCCGGCATATTCCACAAGCGGTGTTGCACAGCTTACTTTTGCTTTTTTAATGCATTTTTACAATAAAGTAGACCAGCATAACAATGAGGTACACAATGGAATGTGGACGAATTGTCAAGATTTTTGTTTTTATGATAAAGGAATTTCTGAGTTAATGGGTAAAACGATTGGTTTAATCGGTTTTGGCAGTATTGCAAAGCAAGTGGCACGAATTGCGCAAGCATTTGATATGCGTGTACTTGTAAGCTCTCGAACACGTTATCCTGAATATGAAAGCAATACGCTTCGTTTTGTAGATATGAATACCCTTTTGAAAAACAGTGATATTATCTCTATTCATTGTCCGCTGTTTCCCGAAACCAGAAACCTAATTAACCAAGAGGCAATTGATAAAATGAAGCCAAACGCAATATTGATTAATACTGCAAGAGGACCAATTATTGACGAAAAGGTTGTTGCAAAAGCATTAAATGAAGGAAGAATTGCAGGCGCTGGTGTCGACGTTGTGAGTGCTGAGCCAATTAAAGCAGATAATCCACTTTTATCTGCAAAAAACTGTGTGATTACTCCGCATATTGCTTGGGCAGGTAAAGAAACAAGAGCACGTTTAATTCAAATTGTAGCGGAGAACCTAAAGAACTTTGTTTTAGGAAATCCAAGCAACAATGTAGCAAAATAA
- the gltA gene encoding NADPH-dependent glutamate synthase translates to MPNMNPKKCEMPVQDPLVRNKNFKEVALGYTYEMAVEEAKRCLNCPKKPCVNACPVSIDIPAFIKKVAEEDMEGAYEILSASSALPAVCGRVCPQENQCEGKCVRGIKGESVGIGRLERFVADYHREHSKVVPTVPTSNGHKVAIIGAGPTGLTAAGDLAKLGYKVTVYEALHVAGGVLMYGIPEFRLPKAIVQKEIDGLKAMGVDIETNMVIGKVLTIDELFEMGNEAVYIGSGAGLPRFMNIQGESLNGVYSANEYLTRVNLMKAYKADSKTPIKKSNSVAVVGGGNVAMDAARSAKRLGAEKVYIVYRRGMEELPARKEEVEHAEEEGIIFKTLTNPVEVLGDEKGMVCGMKCVEMELGAPDESGRRRPIEKANSEFVLDVDTMIMSIGTSPNPLIRSTTPGLDTNRHGCIITNGDDGLTSREGVYAGGDAVTGAATVILAMGAGKQAAKAIDEYIKSKK, encoded by the coding sequence ATGCCTAATATGAATCCTAAAAAATGTGAAATGCCCGTACAAGATCCATTGGTAAGAAATAAAAACTTCAAAGAGGTTGCTTTGGGGTATACATATGAGATGGCTGTTGAAGAGGCAAAGCGTTGCTTGAACTGTCCGAAAAAGCCTTGTGTGAATGCATGTCCAGTTTCTATTGATATTCCTGCATTTATTAAAAAAGTAGCAGAAGAAGATATGGAAGGTGCATATGAAATTTTAAGTGCGAGCAGTGCACTTCCTGCAGTATGCGGCCGTGTATGTCCTCAAGAAAATCAATGTGAAGGTAAATGCGTGCGAGGTATTAAAGGTGAAAGCGTTGGAATAGGACGTCTAGAACGATTTGTTGCTGATTATCATCGTGAACATAGTAAAGTAGTGCCAACTGTTCCGACTTCTAACGGACACAAAGTAGCAATCATCGGTGCAGGCCCTACAGGTTTGACTGCAGCGGGCGATTTAGCAAAGCTTGGCTATAAAGTTACTGTTTATGAGGCATTGCATGTTGCCGGCGGCGTTTTAATGTATGGTATACCTGAATTCCGTTTGCCAAAAGCAATCGTTCAAAAAGAAATTGATGGACTAAAGGCAATGGGCGTAGACATTGAAACCAATATGGTGATCGGTAAAGTATTAACAATAGATGAGCTTTTTGAAATGGGGAATGAAGCAGTATATATCGGAAGTGGAGCAGGTCTTCCTCGTTTTATGAATATTCAAGGTGAAAGCTTAAACGGTGTATATTCAGCAAATGAATACTTAACTCGTGTCAACTTAATGAAGGCATACAAAGCTGACAGTAAAACACCAATTAAAAAAAGTAACAGTGTTGCGGTTGTTGGCGGTGGTAACGTAGCAATGGACGCTGCTCGTTCAGCAAAACGTCTTGGTGCCGAGAAAGTTTATATTGTATACCGCCGTGGCATGGAAGAGCTTCCTGCACGTAAAGAAGAAGTAGAACATGCTGAAGAGGAAGGCATTATCTTTAAAACGCTGACAAATCCTGTTGAGGTGCTTGGTGATGAAAAGGGTATGGTTTGCGGAATGAAATGCGTAGAAATGGAACTTGGTGCACCAGATGAAAGCGGACGCCGTCGCCCTATTGAAAAAGCAAACAGTGAATTTGTACTTGATGTTGATACAATGATTATGTCTATCGGTACAAGCCCTAACCCATTAATCAGAAGTACTACACCGGGACTTGATACAAATCGTCATGGTTGTATTATTACAAACGGCGATGATGGGTTAACCTCTCGTGAAGGTGTTTATGCAGGTGGCGATGCAGTAACAGGTGCTGCAACTGTTATACTTGCAATGGGTGCTGGAAAACAAGCTGCAAAAGCAATAGATGAATATATTAAAAGCAAGAAGTAA
- a CDS encoding sulfide/dihydroorotate dehydrogenase-like FAD/NAD-binding protein: MFKIVEKTALNSTVTKMVISAPLIAKKAQPGQFIIVRAKDDSERIPLTVADYNREAGTVTIIFQIVGAGTMELNSLKEGEYVHDFVGPLGTASHLDGLKKVAVVGGGVGCAIAYPVAKKLHELGCEVHSIIGFRNKDLVILEDDFNAVSDKLVMMTDDGSYGEKGLVTNALEQLINNGNQYDEVITIGPLLMMKFVCQVTKKYDIKTTVSMNPIMIDGTGMCGGCRLTVGGETKFACVDGPDFDGHLVDFDEAMHRGSMYKDFEAHARESSCNLLNKEVK; this comes from the coding sequence ATGTTTAAAATAGTAGAAAAAACAGCTCTTAACTCCACTGTTACTAAAATGGTAATCAGTGCACCGTTAATTGCAAAAAAAGCACAACCGGGACAATTTATTATTGTTCGTGCTAAAGATGACAGCGAACGCATTCCGTTGACTGTTGCGGATTATAACCGAGAGGCAGGAACAGTAACAATTATATTCCAAATTGTTGGCGCTGGAACAATGGAGCTTAATTCGTTAAAAGAAGGCGAATATGTTCATGACTTCGTAGGTCCTTTGGGAACTGCAAGCCATTTGGACGGATTGAAAAAAGTTGCCGTTGTAGGTGGTGGCGTTGGATGTGCAATCGCTTATCCGGTTGCAAAAAAACTACATGAGCTTGGTTGCGAAGTTCACAGTATTATTGGATTTCGAAATAAAGATTTAGTGATATTAGAAGATGATTTTAACGCTGTAAGTGATAAGCTTGTTATGATGACTGATGACGGAAGCTATGGTGAAAAAGGGCTTGTAACAAATGCACTTGAACAGCTGATTAACAATGGAAATCAGTATGATGAAGTAATTACAATTGGTCCACTTCTTATGATGAAATTTGTTTGTCAAGTTACAAAAAAATATGATATTAAAACAACAGTCAGCATGAATCCTATTATGATTGATGGTACGGGTATGTGCGGCGGTTGTCGATTAACTGTTGGTGGGGAAACCAAATTTGCATGTGTTGATGGCCCTGATTTTGATGGCCATTTAGTGGACTTTGATGAAGCAATGCATCGTGGTTCCATGTACAAGGATTTTGAAGCACATGCAAGAGAATCCTCCTGCAACCTATTAAATAAGGAGGTAAAATAA
- a CDS encoding LysR family transcriptional regulator → MNLQQLRYVIEVERSCSITSAAKNLFMGQPNLSKSIKELESEIGITLFSRNSRGVEPTPEGMQFLRYAKNILNQMDELKNLYTPQQENSIKLNISVPRATYVSVAFSKFLNTLSRNVPLDIKYKETNSVSAISNVSCDDSSIALVRYQNIYEEYFLNLMKENNLQYEVICEFQMCVMMSKNHPLAKLPDIPYHLLSEFIEIAHGDFQIPSIPPNKTNKLLSQRAASRIYVYDRGSQFDFLNRVNGTYLWVSPVPQEELDLHGLVQKKCSDVGLSKDIVVYRNRSQLKSYELQFIEILKDATKDIKNIK, encoded by the coding sequence TTGAATTTACAACAATTGCGTTATGTTATTGAAGTCGAAAGATCATGTAGTATTACTTCTGCAGCAAAAAATTTATTCATGGGACAGCCTAATTTAAGCAAAAGCATAAAAGAATTGGAAAGCGAAATCGGCATCACCTTGTTTTCACGTAATTCAAGAGGAGTCGAGCCTACCCCCGAAGGAATGCAATTTTTACGATATGCCAAAAATATTTTAAACCAAATGGATGAACTCAAAAATCTTTATACTCCCCAACAGGAAAATTCAATTAAATTGAATATCAGCGTACCAAGAGCAACCTATGTTTCAGTTGCATTCAGCAAGTTTTTAAACACACTTAGTCGAAACGTTCCTTTGGATATTAAATATAAAGAAACCAACAGCGTTAGTGCAATTTCAAATGTTAGTTGCGATGATTCCTCTATTGCTCTTGTTCGTTACCAAAACATATATGAAGAATACTTTTTAAATTTGATGAAAGAAAACAATCTTCAATATGAAGTAATCTGCGAATTTCAAATGTGTGTTATGATGAGCAAAAATCATCCACTTGCTAAGCTCCCTGATATTCCATATCATCTTCTTTCTGAGTTTATAGAAATAGCACATGGGGACTTCCAAATCCCATCAATACCGCCAAACAAAACCAATAAATTATTAAGCCAACGTGCTGCAAGCCGTATATACGTTTATGACAGAGGGAGTCAATTCGATTTTTTAAACCGTGTTAATGGAACTTATCTTTGGGTTAGCCCCGTCCCTCAAGAAGAGTTGGACCTTCACGGCCTTGTTCAAAAGAAATGTAGTGATGTTGGGTTAAGCAAAGATATTGTTGTATATCGCAATAGAAGCCAGTTAAAATCATATGAACTTCAATTTATAGAGATTTTAAAAGATGCTACAAAAGATATCAAAAACATAAAATAA
- a CDS encoding FTR1 family iron permease codes for MNNFLSGTIMGFREGLEAFLIIAIMIQYLKKLKKNQMIKYIWFGVLSGIVLSVLVGLILNLVSGYVNNTESFTKLWESGSSFAALLLVTGFIIWMIKHGSNMVSHVKDTIDLNMSSAGIFLVALTMVSREGAEIAIFTFAGKYSLISTFTGVFASLILTVLIFYSLIKVNLKVIFNITLGYLILQAGFLLGYSIHEGLSAFKDIGMIAKDSILLNKAFNFEHTVLDHKNGILGLPLYILVGWYSRPEWIQFIVQYSYTVIMLMFWFLSKRKSKKV; via the coding sequence TTGAATAATTTTTTGTCAGGAACAATCATGGGGTTTAGAGAAGGTTTAGAAGCGTTTTTAATAATAGCAATCATGATACAATATTTAAAGAAGCTTAAAAAAAATCAAATGATAAAATACATTTGGTTTGGTGTTTTAAGTGGCATAGTTTTATCCGTTTTAGTAGGTCTTATTCTAAACCTTGTTAGCGGATATGTAAATAACACCGAGAGCTTCACAAAGTTATGGGAGTCCGGTTCGAGTTTTGCTGCATTGTTACTTGTAACAGGTTTTATTATTTGGATGATAAAACATGGAAGCAATATGGTTTCCCATGTTAAAGATACCATTGATTTAAACATGTCTTCAGCGGGAATTTTTTTAGTAGCACTAACAATGGTTTCTCGTGAAGGTGCTGAAATCGCAATTTTCACTTTTGCGGGTAAGTATAGTTTGATATCCACTTTCACCGGTGTATTTGCATCTCTTATTTTAACAGTTTTAATATTTTATTCTTTGATTAAAGTTAATCTAAAAGTAATATTTAATATCACTTTAGGATACTTAATACTACAAGCTGGATTTCTGCTTGGCTACAGTATACATGAAGGCTTATCGGCATTTAAAGATATCGGTATGATTGCAAAAGATAGTATTCTATTAAATAAAGCATTTAATTTTGAACATACAGTTTTAGATCATAAAAATGGCATATTGGGATTACCTCTGTATATATTGGTCGGTTGGTATTCACGTCCGGAATGGATACAATTTATTGTTCAATACTCCTATACTGTTATCATGCTAATGTTTTGGTTTTTATCAAAAAGAAAAAGCAAAAAAGTTTAG
- a CDS encoding IS1182 family transposase produces the protein MLVKAKKDRTQVEFLCLEEFIPAEHLLRKIDSAVDFCHIYDFVEDLYCKDNGRPSIDPVVLIKMVLIQHLYGISSLRKLVEEVQMNCAYRWFLGYLMTEQIPHFTTISYAFKHRFNENTIACIFNWILNEINDMGYLDPEVVFVDGTHIKANANIKKVVKKSIPVAAKHYEKQLMDEINKDREEHKKKPFDDTKPPKIEEKIINESTTDPESGVFHKGEHKKCLAYEAHTACDKKGYIVDVHVTAGNVHDSVAFDDLYDKLKENHPEIQTIVADSAYNTPYIAKRLIDDGKDLLVPYRRPMTKQGFFKKYDFSYDEYFDCVVCPNNKVLHYSTTNREGYKEFKSNPNDCKICGFRYKCTESKEFQKQYTVHVWHEYLEQVSDIRYAIKYKDLYAQRKETIERVFADAKEKYAMRYTPYRGLAQVTNWVRLKFACMNLKKLAIHKWRVNSPFCILSTFFKFSTIYSKARLWLRQNRAFSSD, from the coding sequence ATGTTAGTTAAAGCTAAAAAAGACCGAACACAAGTAGAGTTTTTGTGCTTAGAAGAATTTATTCCAGCAGAACATTTGCTTAGAAAAATAGATAGTGCAGTGGATTTCTGTCATATATATGATTTCGTAGAGGATTTGTATTGTAAAGATAATGGAAGACCAAGCATAGACCCAGTAGTACTAATCAAAATGGTCTTAATACAACATTTGTATGGAATAAGTTCGTTGCGCAAATTGGTAGAAGAAGTACAAATGAACTGTGCATATCGTTGGTTTTTAGGATATTTAATGACAGAACAAATACCTCACTTTACAACAATAAGTTATGCCTTTAAACATAGATTTAACGAGAATACTATTGCATGCATTTTCAACTGGATATTGAATGAAATCAATGATATGGGATATCTTGACCCAGAGGTGGTATTTGTAGATGGAACCCATATAAAAGCAAATGCAAATATAAAAAAGGTTGTAAAGAAATCAATCCCCGTAGCAGCAAAACATTATGAGAAACAACTAATGGACGAAATCAATAAAGATAGAGAAGAACATAAAAAAAAGCCATTTGACGATACAAAGCCACCTAAAATAGAAGAAAAAATCATCAATGAATCAACCACTGACCCTGAAAGCGGTGTATTTCATAAAGGAGAGCATAAGAAATGCCTTGCTTATGAAGCACATACAGCTTGTGACAAAAAAGGCTACATTGTAGATGTTCATGTAACAGCAGGCAATGTACATGACAGCGTAGCATTCGATGATTTGTATGATAAATTAAAAGAAAACCACCCCGAAATCCAAACAATAGTGGCAGATAGTGCCTACAATACTCCCTATATTGCAAAAAGACTTATAGATGATGGAAAAGATTTATTAGTACCATATCGTAGACCAATGACAAAACAAGGCTTTTTTAAGAAATATGATTTTTCATATGATGAATATTTTGACTGTGTAGTATGTCCAAACAATAAAGTTTTACACTATTCCACCACGAATAGAGAAGGATACAAAGAATTTAAAAGCAATCCAAACGACTGTAAAATCTGTGGGTTTCGTTACAAATGCACTGAAAGTAAAGAATTCCAGAAACAATACACAGTTCATGTTTGGCATGAGTACTTAGAGCAAGTTTCAGATATTCGTTATGCAATAAAATACAAAGATCTTTATGCACAGCGAAAAGAAACGATTGAGCGAGTTTTTGCTGATGCGAAAGAAAAATACGCAATGCGTTATACACCTTATCGAGGTCTTGCCCAAGTAACAAACTGGGTTAGGCTTAAATTTGCGTGCATGAACCTTAAAAAGCTGGCAATACATAAGTGGAGGGTGAACTCTCCTTTTTGTATCCTTTCCACTTTTTTCAAATTTTCAACCATATATTCAAAAGCCCGACTTTGGTTACGCCAAAATCGGGCTTTTTCTTCAGACTGA
- a CDS encoding iron-containing alcohol dehydrogenase: MARFTLPRDLYHGKGSIDELKNFKGKKAIVVVGGGSMKRFGFLDIVVNNLKEAGMEVQLFENVEPDPSVETVMKGAKAMQEFQPDWIVAMGGGSPIDAAKAMWAFYEYPEVTFEDLIIPFNFPTLRTKAKFCAIPSTSGTATEVTAFAVITDYAKGIKYPMADFNITPDVAIVDPDLAEKMPQKLTAHTGMDAMTHAVEAYVSTLNCDYTDPLALHAIKMIHEFLIKSYNGDMDARDRMHNAQCLAGMAFSNALLGIVHSMAHKTGAAYKGGHIVHGCANAMYLPKVIKFNSKNEQAAERYADIARFIGLKGSTTTELVDALIAEIRSMNVALNIPMCIKDYEGGIIDEKEYMDKLAKVAELSISDACTGSNPRIPTQEEMEKLLKAVYFDETINF, encoded by the coding sequence ATGGCACGCTTTACTTTACCAAGAGATTTATACCATGGAAAAGGCTCAATTGATGAGCTGAAAAACTTTAAAGGAAAAAAAGCTATCGTAGTCGTTGGTGGCGGAAGCATGAAACGCTTTGGCTTTCTTGATATTGTTGTTAACAATTTAAAAGAAGCAGGGATGGAAGTACAACTTTTTGAAAATGTTGAGCCGGATCCAAGTGTTGAGACAGTAATGAAAGGCGCAAAAGCAATGCAAGAGTTTCAACCAGATTGGATTGTTGCAATGGGCGGTGGATCACCAATTGATGCAGCTAAAGCAATGTGGGCTTTCTATGAATACCCTGAAGTAACATTTGAGGATTTGATTATTCCTTTTAACTTCCCAACTTTACGTACAAAGGCTAAATTCTGCGCAATTCCTTCTACTTCAGGTACAGCAACAGAAGTAACTGCATTTGCTGTTATTACTGATTATGCTAAGGGAATTAAATACCCAATGGCTGATTTTAATATCACTCCTGATGTTGCTATCGTTGATCCTGATCTTGCAGAAAAAATGCCACAAAAACTAACTGCTCATACAGGTATGGACGCAATGACACATGCAGTTGAAGCATATGTTTCAACTTTAAATTGTGATTATACAGATCCTCTTGCTTTACATGCAATTAAAATGATTCATGAATTTTTAATTAAATCATATAACGGTGACATGGATGCACGTGATCGTATGCATAATGCACAATGTCTTGCTGGTATGGCTTTCTCTAATGCACTACTTGGTATTGTTCACTCAATGGCTCATAAAACAGGTGCGGCTTATAAAGGTGGACATATTGTACATGGCTGTGCAAATGCGATGTATCTTCCAAAAGTAATTAAATTCAATTCAAAAAATGAACAAGCTGCAGAGCGTTATGCTGATATTGCACGTTTTATTGGATTAAAAGGTTCAACTACAACTGAGTTAGTAGATGCGTTAATAGCTGAAATTCGTTCTATGAATGTTGCTTTAAATATTCCTATGTGTATCAAAGATTATGAGGGCGGCATTATAGACGAAAAAGAATATATGGATAAATTAGCAAAAGTTGCCGAGCTTTCTATCAGTGATGCTTGTACAGGTTCCAATCCTCGTATTCCAACGCAAGAGGAAATGGAAAAACTATTAAAAGCTGTATACTTTGATGAAACAATTAACTTTTAG
- a CDS encoding 2-isopropylmalate synthase, which translates to MLTYSNSTNMLEQSAYKFSLQDREEPNLYRDLFDYDSVPKISFNHRTVPLNMPDNIWITDTTFRDGQQSTSPFTVEQIVHLYKLLHKLGGPNGIIRQSEFFVYTQKDREALKECMELGYEFPEVTSWIRANENDFTLIKELGLKETGILVSCSDYHIYNKMGLTRAQAMDKYLGVVKSVLAKGIRPRCHFEDITRADFYGFVVPLAEALNNLGIEAGIPIKIRACDTMGYGISYPGAALPRSVPGIIYGLNHYAGIPSELLEWHGHNDFYKVVTNAATAWLYGSSSVNCSMLGIGERTGNCPLEAMVIEYAQLRGTTDGMDLSAITEIADYFEKAIGYEIPPRTPFVGRNFNVTRAGIHADGLLKNEEIYNIFNTEKLLNRPATVAVDSHSGLAGIAHWINGFFRLNGSGEEIDKRSDIVLAIKKLVDLEYEQGRNTTMGDAELEVMLQKVNFDEYERLAHIHLHKK; encoded by the coding sequence ATATTAACTTATTCTAATTCTACGAATATGCTTGAGCAATCAGCTTATAAGTTTTCGCTACAAGACAGAGAAGAACCCAATTTATATCGTGACCTTTTCGACTATGATTCTGTACCGAAAATTTCGTTCAACCACAGAACCGTTCCGCTCAATATGCCCGACAACATATGGATTACCGATACAACGTTTCGGGATGGTCAACAATCGACTTCTCCGTTTACAGTAGAGCAAATTGTTCACCTATATAAGCTATTACATAAATTAGGCGGTCCAAACGGAATTATCCGTCAAAGTGAATTTTTTGTCTATACTCAAAAAGACCGAGAAGCGCTAAAAGAATGTATGGAATTAGGCTATGAATTTCCTGAAGTAACAAGCTGGATTCGTGCAAACGAAAATGATTTCACCCTCATTAAAGAACTTGGCTTAAAAGAAACCGGTATTTTGGTTAGCTGTTCCGATTATCATATTTATAACAAAATGGGGTTAACTCGTGCACAAGCAATGGATAAATATCTTGGTGTTGTTAAAAGTGTTCTTGCAAAAGGAATTCGCCCAAGATGCCACTTTGAAGACATTACTCGTGCTGATTTTTATGGCTTTGTAGTTCCACTTGCAGAAGCCTTGAACAACTTAGGCATTGAAGCAGGTATTCCAATTAAAATTCGTGCTTGCGATACAATGGGCTATGGTATCAGCTATCCCGGTGCTGCATTGCCTAGAAGCGTCCCAGGCATCATTTATGGCTTAAATCACTATGCAGGTATTCCAAGTGAACTATTGGAGTGGCATGGACATAATGACTTTTACAAGGTTGTTACAAATGCAGCTACTGCATGGCTATATGGAAGCTCCAGCGTAAACTGCTCCATGCTTGGTATCGGCGAACGTACCGGTAACTGTCCATTAGAGGCAATGGTTATTGAATATGCACAACTTCGTGGTACAACAGATGGTATGGACCTTTCTGCTATAACCGAAATTGCAGATTATTTTGAAAAAGCAATCGGCTATGAAATCCCTCCGAGAACTCCGTTTGTTGGACGTAACTTTAATGTTACAAGAGCCGGTATCCATGCGGATGGATTGCTTAAAAATGAAGAGATATATAATATATTTAATACAGAAAAATTATTAAATCGTCCGGCAACCGTTGCTGTAGATTCCCATAGCGGTCTTGCAGGAATTGCTCATTGGATTAACGGATTTTTCCGCTTAAATGGTTCAGGAGAAGAAATTGATAAACGTTCTGATATTGTTTTGGCAATTAAGAAATTGGTTGATTTGGAATATGAGCAAGGAAGAAACACAACAATGGGCGATGCAGAATTAGAAGTCATGCTGCAAAAAGTAAACTTTGACGAGTATGAACGTCTTGCACATATTCATCTACATAAAAAATAG